The Acipenser ruthenus chromosome 15, fAciRut3.2 maternal haplotype, whole genome shotgun sequence genomic sequence GGGCACCGTGTTGCATGAATATTTGAATCGGTATTTAGTTGAGTCATGATAGCacatacattacatttaaacTAGTGTGACATTCTGTTACACCATGTTCCTGCAATAGGTACCCCTCGAAATGAATACACCTAAGTGTGCCTAAATGTGTTAATCTGAAGAGAAATTGTATTGTAATAAGcataacaataacacaatactaaatattatttttcttttttgtattgttgtgttttatccttctataataaaaacattaatttgTGTGTATGACGTTAGGCAATTCCAATTAATAGAGCTGTAATTAACAGGTTCCTGCCCTGGTTAGGTACTTTACATATTTCATtaaattataaacatattttcatTATCGTTCTCTGAAATTCAATAGATGATAGATATGGAAAATAATTGAAACTGAGAATTAACAGCCAGAGCCTCCTTAGTCATTCTGCCTTTGTTGATTCTGAAATTCACAGCGAAGTGTACTTGATGCATTTCTCCACAAGGTGGCAGCACATCACTTTGCCATGAATCACTAGTTTCTCTATTTGAAAAGCGCTAGTAATGTGTGCTTGTGTGCGAGTGGGCTATGGTTTGGTGCGTAGTGTTTTTATTTGCTCAAGCTCATACTCTTTCTACATAGTTTCTTGTAGTATGGATGTTTGGATGTCAGAACAAGTCTACCggccttctttctttctttctttctttctttctttctttctttctttctttctaataacATATTAGAGTGATTAGCTTTGAGACTATAGCCCAGTGTCTTAACAACAATTAATGAACAGTCAACCCCAATAGTCATGCAGTCTGGACCCACTGTCTGGGGGGAGAGGGGGAATCAGTATGCAAGGTTAGCCCCACCTTGAACAGGGTCTGAACCCTCACATATAATCATACACAGGCAGGCAGCCCTGCTGAAACCCAGGCAGCTGCTGAAAGCTGGTGAATGCAGCCACTATTTCTGAACCAAACTCTCCAACATTTCAGCTGTTGTTGTGTCTAAAGCTGTAACTGTGTTACGCAAGTTCATTTCACTGCTTAATGCGATCATGCTGACTTACTCATTGGTCTAAACCAGAGATGAGAGGAATTAATTACTGCACACTGAAGGTCTCTATGTGGATTTAGAAGTGTGTTTGCAGTACCAGTacaatttaataaaacacactacATTGTATTTTAGCAAACAGTAAGCAGGCTATTTTTCTAAGCGTTTCATGTTTTTTGGGAGTGGAAATTGTTATGCCACAAATGTAACAACTTAGTCACATAGACTCCTCTATTTGTAACATTTATAACTTGTTTCCTACAGTACATAATATTACTGACAACCACATGCAAGAACTCTTTAACCACATAGCAATCTTACAGTTAAGTGCTAAAGCAGAACTAAATCTCAGCCCAGTCTCAGTAATAATTCTTCCCTCTCTGAGTTACCAAACCTTCAGACGCATTTACTAGGGTTGCTAGCTCGGGTGAAAAGTTTTACGGTGTCTTCAAAAAGTAAAACGGTCGGTTTAAAAGCGTTGCCAGTTTACGTTTATTTGTGTTAAATGTGCACTACACCAGACAGGTAACACATCTTATTTCATTCCTGTGTTAATTGGTATCGACCGTTAGTATATTGTAATGTAGAATACACTGGACGCAACATTCCCGTTCTCCTCACGTTGTGTTACATTATTGATTTGGTAAAGCAACACAGTAATGCAAAGCTGGTATTTCGTTCCCGGTGTATGGTAAGAAATCCCTTTGTTAAGAAGCGCTTGCCCTAGCTATTTACTAGCTTTGCTATTTATAGCTAGCAGCGGGGAAGTACAGTGGACCGAGTGAAGCAATCTTCCGGCAATGCGCATGCGTGATACTGAGGGCTCTGGGAGTGTCTGGGCAGCGCTCAATGTAACAGGCATGAGAGCAGCTACATTTACTGTATGCAATGGCTCCCAGGACTGGGGAATAAACTCAAACGAGTCTGAGAAAAAAGCATGCGGTGAGGGAGGCATGGACCACTTTGGAATGGCACCGGAGCTGAAACAGAGGGACGTGGGATTGCGTGAGGCCGTTTCTGTAGCGTTGAATAGCAGCATTGTGGACGTGGGTCGGATGACCTCTGGTGTAACTGATATAGGCAATAGTTTCTGATCTTTGCAGCTCAATCAGCCCGTTATTGCTTTTCCATATTTAGTCACCGAGATGGTGTAAATTGCAGTTGTTAATGCCatttgcttatttgtttttagggttttttttgtgtgtgtttgtttgtttatatatatatcattgtaaCATACCGGTAGACTACATTGTATTAATTGTTGGGTACATTTGTCAGCCATAGTGTTTTAATATTTGGAATAGTGTGTCCCGTTGTGTTTatatctgttttcattttttgtattcgATTTTAGCCTAATCCGCTAGCTTTTTATTGTGACATCATCGCCATGATTTACTGTTGACGGCTATTGTTGAGTCTTAAGTTTTCTTTGTTCACATTTTTATAACTGTGTAGAGTTGCTGTCGTTTATTGTATGCGTGTATGTAAGTCATCTGCACTTGTCGGTGTTCAAACTGGTCTGCTGAGCTTTCTTTTCGGCTTTCACATGTTATTTATTTCGTATCATCAGTTTTaatcgtattattattatgattaccaCTCCCTCTTCTTAAAGGGCCACTGCATTCACAGTGCCATGTGCAACACCGGTGTATGTTGTGATTGCTGGGAGTGTTGTTACTGCTGAGAGTTGTTACGCAAAGCAGGGTACGGTGGTTAAGATGCCCGGGGCAAGAGTGACGGGTGCGGAGGGTGCCCGACGAAAGTCGGGGGTCAGCGAGGGGTTGGTGGGCTATGCGGGCGTGACGCAACGCGAAGAGGAGGCAGATGACGAAGGCGAAGACGATCTTCGTGACGGAGATGTCCTGTTCTTTGTAAACCGAGGGGGGCTGCCTGTGGACGAGGCCACGTGGGAGAGGATGTGGAGGCATGTGTCCCGCATCCACCCTGAAGGAGATGTGATAGGGAGAAAAATAAGGGGAGCCACCGACCTGCCTAAGGTAAGAAGCTGGAGGTAACTGGAAATCAAAAGACAAACTCAAGTTCCTCTGCATACACTGTCATTGCCTTTGCATGATCAGCTGTTAAACAGAACATAGATGACAGCTGGTACAGAACCTTTGGAACACTGGAATATAAATCTAATAAATCCTATGCGTGTGGTAAGCATACATATATCAGCAAAATGGTCCAGACAGTCTGGGGgtcaaaacaaaaagacagaacTGTCAGGGATCTGCTTGGTATGGATATTAATAGAAGCGTACTGGCAACAGgtttagtttgtttaaaacatttcagtTCCCGGTTATTCTCAATTTCCTGCTCCGAGCCAGACTTCTGTCTTTGGTTGAcggtcttatttatttttttcagtcaatAAACTTGTTCCAGTTCGCTTGTTTAAGGGAAAGTTGACAGTCTGCTGCATTGTTGCTTGCCTgatcatatactgtacagtatccaATAAAGGCCCTCTCCTTGCATTAGAATTTCACTGTCCTGAAGCATCAGACTCCAGCACCACTTCATTATTTATATACACTCTGAATTACTTCACATTACAAATttagaaaggaaagaaaaatacACAAAGGACCAGCACAGCTTTCACTACTGGAGAGACTCTCTACGGATTCATTCAAATTCCTGTCATGAGCGTATAATGGGTTTTGAttgaataaaaatgcattttcaagCTGTAGTGAATATGCTTATTGTTTAAGCCTGCTTGTGTCTGCTGGCAGATTCCAACACCGAGTGTGCCTACGTTCCAGCCTTCAACCACTCTCCCAGATCGCCTGGAAGCCATACAGAGATACATCAGGGACTTGCAGTATCCTTTCCTGTAACAGCGTCAGCCCTAATCTCCCAGACTAAAAAAAGTCTGGACACTAGAAATATATGTGTCACACAAAGTGAGGGAAAATGTATCAAGTGCACCTGCCAGGACGGTGTGGTTATTGCAAATACTATCACATATCATACTAGCAATACCCATACCTGTGGTAACCTGCCCTGACTGTGCCAGGCTGGGACCTAGTAGTACCCTGAATGTGTTGCCCTCAGTTTCCTTGTCTTCCTAGTGTGTTATTTGTATAACACAATACAATGGTATTTGTATTTCTAGGTCTGTCGGCTAATGAAACCCGGTCAGTTTctattaggttaaagaaagtctTATTGTCCTCTTGCCAGAGAGAAAGGGAAAGTGACACAAGACGAGAGTCCTCTCTGTAGCCTTGTTACAGTGAAACAACCCTAATGGTTACGATGAATGAGGAAAAAAGGTTCTAACATCTGTCAAATAGAATTTGTAGACCAATGTGTCTAGGAGTTTGTTTTGTGAGATAAATGCACTTGTTTACATCAGTGTagactgttttttatttatttttttaaaggttgttACCGAGAATGAGGTGACCCTGTCCTGTCTGAATAATGAAAGAAAACTCCGAGCAATGTGTGTGGGATTGCATCTAGTGCAGGGCTGTTGAGTATCAGTGGGATACATGTTTATTGTCAGCTGCGGTGAGCTCACAGATCTTAATGCACTTTCCAGAATATGCAGTCTGTATGACCGAATGGTGAAACACAGTTCAATCTCTACTGCTAGTATACTCAGATCTGGTTTTAATATTGTGTGGTAGGCAAATATCGGGAGAGTTTCTGCTTGATATATACAGGATGCAGTTTATATATGATGCTCACATTTATAGTGTAAGCTTTAAACTCAGCTATTTTAAGGCTATAGTAAAATAGtgttatttagtttaatttaataaGCTTCCTGTTGCCAGCTGAACCTGCAGCTTCATTAGCTGAATGCCAGGTGTCCCAGGGAGTTTTACTATTTGATCTCAGTAGCAGTCCACTCATTGAAAGGTAAGCAATGAGAGAGTCTCACTAAAGGTGTTGGCCAATGGAGTTCTTTGTTCAAAATACTGCTGTCTTTAACCCCACTTGAATCTGCAATTCCAGTCTGGTTCCATGTCACATAGTATGGGTGCCTTTATACTTAACTGTTACCTCCCAGGTACAATCACACTGGAACGCAGTTTTTTGAAATTAAGAAGAGCAGGCCTCTTACTGCGTAAGTACTTTCttcatgtgttttattattttttgcaggTCTGGTTCCAGAGttttattacaaaataagagGACGATCAATAGGGATTGTCTTTCCTGCGGCTATACAGTAATGCCAATAGGTTGATGTGTGTTGAAGAGAGCACTAGTAATTCAATTTCTGATAGGGAGCGTAACATAGCTCTACAAATGATCACCAAGATGCTTTAATGGACTAGCCTTGGGAGatggagccaaaaaaaaaaaaacgttaatcaAAAAGTAAAACTAAGATTCAGAAATTGTGGCATGTAACTCGACATTTACTAGAGGTGCTTCCATTTAGGAAAGCCATTCAAAATGTACTGAACAGGCTTATTTAACAACCAAGCAAATTAATAACATCCAGAATGTGGCGGAGTTTACTGCAGTTTAATGTTTAGAAGTCGtacactaaactaaaacacaaacgTGTTTAAACTTGATGCCGTTAGCATCTGATTGAGTGACTTGTAAAGGACTAACCCTGTGTTTCGTTTCCTCTGCAGGCTGATGGACATTGCCAAGGAAATGATCCGGGAGGCTCTGCCAATTAAGTGTTTAGAAGCTGTGATCCTGGGAATGTATCCTTTCCTCTAGTCTGTGGCACTGAGGGGTTTAAGGTTTTTTTTCCTTCTAAGCAGTAGACAGGCAGGCTTGAGGCTTGTAAAGTGTTGGCTGGGTTACCAGCTATGCTGTAGCAGTTCTAAAGCCTTGGACTTTGTTGCACTGGTCTACATGACATCACAGACATCACATCATCATTTCAGACAAATACATGTACTTTCATTGCAATTATTTTGTTAAAGTGTGTGCCAGGTTTACATATAggcgagtttaaaaaaaaaaaaaaaacaatgcatagaATCATTTCTATTGGAATGTTTAGGATACTGGACTTTGtcttcaaaatgaatgactttaTTGCTTGGTCTTCAGTATTCATGAATTGACTACATATGAGCAGTGGTGAAGGATTGTGAAGAAACGATCAAGCCATCTGGAGAATGCAGAAGTAGGATTATAAAATATAAGGATAAAGGAACTAAAACAAACAACTACATGGCAAAAATATGTGAAATTGGATTTGTGCGTTTAGTAGCGTATAATACTGCATAATTCTGCCAAGTGATGCTCATTAGTATTTCCAAGCATTGCTTTGAGGACATTTGAGAGCTTTCCATGGTTTATGCTTCTAATGCACTAAAGGAAACCCATActtgaaatatttcattcaagGAAATCTGCTGCTGGTCTACAAGCAGTATTTAGAAGTAAGCCTAAAAGTAGATTTGTCTTTTCCTAAATTGTGAGAGCCCACTTGTTTGCAAGCTAACGCTTGTGTGGCAGAATAAATTGCTTTTGAAATGGTAGAGATCTTATTCCTGACAAAGTCTTTGTTCTTACAGATTCTGTCTACTGTGAACCTCAAAGCATGTTATCCAGTTTTTTATTGCCCATATAGTCTGAAAGAGCGAACTGGAGTCAGAGCAGTAAAAATATCCCCTGGctgtatttgaattatttatttatttcagcttgCTTGAATGTCACACAAAGAGGAAAATCTTTCAGGGCAAGCATTTCTTTTGTTTAGAAGTATGTGTTGCTTAATATTATTTCAGTATACTCATCCGTCGGTGGATCTATTCAAAATAATCTCATCATAAAATCAAGCATGTCTTATTACTACACACTTGACTTAGCAATGAAGAATCAGTCAAGATAGCcagtttaaaaacattaaaaaaaataaaataataataattactttaaGATGCAAAGGCGAtatgtctgccactcctccttaACTCTCGGCATGGTCAGTTACCTCACCAACAGCATGCCTGGGGTGGAGCGTTTCCCTCTCAGCTTTAAAACTCAATTCTCAGGGAATTCCTTCCGGCACATTGTGCTGGGGGTGCACTGCGGGGGGCGCTTCGGGGCGCTGGGTATCAGCCGGCGGGGGAACCTGATGTACAAGCCGCTGGTGTTCCGCACCCTGAGCGACCTCGTCCAGGAGTTTGAGGGAGCCTACCGAGGCTACTGGCACTCTCTCAAGAAGGTGAAGATCGGCCAGTATGTGTCCCACGACCCGCACAGCGTGGAGCAGATAGAGTGGAAGCACTCCATCCTGGACGTGGACAGGCTGACGCACGAGGAGTTCCGCAAGGAGCTCGAGAGGCACACCCGAGACATGAGGCTCAAGGTGAGACTTCTTTGAGAGGTCACTTCTTGTACTGGCTGCTGGTA encodes the following:
- the LOC117422511 gene encoding tubulinyl-Tyr carboxypeptidase 1; this encodes MPGARVTGAEGARRKSGVSEGLVGYAGVTQREEEADDEGEDDLRDGDVLFFVNRGGLPVDEATWERMWRHVSRIHPEGDVIGRKIRGATDLPKIPTPSVPTFQPSTTLPDRLEAIQRYIRDLQYNHTGTQFFEIKKSRPLTALMDIAKEMIREALPIKCLEAVILGIYLTNSMPGVERFPLSFKTQFSGNSFRHIVLGVHCGGRFGALGISRRGNLMYKPLVFRTLSDLVQEFEGAYRGYWHSLKKVKIGQYVSHDPHSVEQIEWKHSILDVDRLTHEEFRKELERHTRDMRLKIGKPAPPSPTKERKRDIGSPQRSQSSPHRRNSRGERRPSGEKKPSEQKAASDINGYQIRV